A single genomic interval of Vibrio maritimus harbors:
- the helD gene encoding DNA helicase IV produces MLLTATPTAEMFTQHEFRTIELQQHCLVLHSVRAEVRIPFCEWSGKLSVKRGLIWSSITVHAHESDNRQVQWVVQGLPWQEAQRFAKHAVSVYQSWHQEQCALLKNYLPKWEQELNRLRTLPQFLPQSMMNNWVAEVDSQFLEMNMSIAEAMRTMPNRIQKLLPWIEDAPNALQERNVNWLEEERENWQVLFSQSESSPMNYSQQLAVLHNNDQNLILAGAGSGKTSVLMARVSYLLQSHLAQPDQILLVAFGREAAQEMRDRLERKLGKTADEISVLTFHQLGLQILKETEIQPPKLSPLATESSQKTGWCIEWLKKHWMTPTNFKRWQKHLSKWPIAYLKGDEELGSQSENPKLIAWLEQQLDQLIATGLSKKAIQEKIIDESDYTRLNSELALCWPCYQAWQKMLKDNDQIDFTSMITNATKRVSSRKFSSPWKFIMVDEYQDISPDRLALVQSLCEQKGNTASLFAVGDDWQSIYQFTGSDVDLTTEFGQRFPDSSIHLLDTTYRFSDKLLEVSSDFIQANPTQLTKEIKSHKSVKQKAVVVEHGNRVEKILDDLNSKAKVTKSVLLLGRNHYHKPELFDDWCKRFSNLSLDYMTCHASKGKEADFVIIVNADEGQFPAKRKFVHLNDALTSGTDTYPHAEERRLFYVAMTRAKVKVWVTYQSSPSPFVRELTEHEQVIVKK; encoded by the coding sequence ATGCTGCTAACCGCTACTCCCACTGCTGAAATGTTCACTCAACACGAGTTTCGCACTATCGAACTGCAACAACATTGCTTGGTGCTTCACTCTGTGAGGGCAGAAGTGCGGATTCCATTTTGTGAATGGAGTGGCAAGCTCAGTGTGAAAAGAGGGCTGATATGGTCCTCTATCACGGTTCACGCACATGAATCTGACAACAGACAAGTGCAATGGGTTGTGCAAGGCTTACCGTGGCAAGAAGCACAACGCTTTGCGAAGCATGCGGTATCGGTATATCAAAGCTGGCATCAAGAACAATGTGCGCTTCTGAAAAACTACCTACCTAAATGGGAGCAGGAGCTCAATCGCCTGCGAACATTACCGCAGTTTCTTCCTCAATCGATGATGAACAATTGGGTTGCTGAAGTAGACAGCCAGTTTCTTGAGATGAATATGTCGATTGCGGAAGCAATGCGCACGATGCCGAACCGAATTCAAAAACTGCTTCCTTGGATTGAGGATGCTCCCAATGCTTTGCAAGAGAGAAATGTAAATTGGTTAGAAGAGGAGCGGGAGAACTGGCAGGTGCTGTTTTCACAATCTGAATCCTCGCCAATGAACTATTCACAACAGTTGGCGGTTCTGCACAACAACGATCAAAACCTTATTCTAGCTGGCGCAGGGTCGGGCAAGACAAGCGTATTGATGGCGAGAGTATCTTATCTTTTGCAGAGTCATCTCGCGCAACCTGATCAAATCTTGCTGGTGGCATTTGGACGAGAAGCCGCGCAAGAAATGCGTGATCGTCTTGAGCGGAAACTGGGTAAGACTGCGGATGAAATTTCCGTGCTGACCTTTCACCAGCTCGGTCTTCAAATCCTCAAGGAAACGGAGATTCAACCTCCGAAACTTTCGCCGTTGGCCACAGAGTCTTCGCAAAAAACAGGTTGGTGTATTGAGTGGCTCAAAAAGCATTGGATGACACCGACCAACTTTAAACGTTGGCAAAAGCATTTGTCTAAGTGGCCTATTGCGTATTTAAAAGGCGATGAAGAGCTGGGTAGTCAAAGCGAGAACCCTAAGCTCATCGCCTGGCTGGAGCAGCAACTTGATCAGCTTATCGCCACAGGCTTAAGCAAAAAGGCCATTCAGGAAAAAATCATCGATGAGTCAGATTACACTCGCCTAAATAGTGAGCTTGCGCTCTGTTGGCCATGCTATCAAGCATGGCAAAAAATGCTCAAAGACAACGATCAAATTGATTTTACCTCGATGATTACTAATGCCACGAAACGTGTTTCGTCTCGTAAATTTTCATCGCCGTGGAAGTTTATTATGGTCGATGAGTATCAAGATATCTCGCCGGATAGGCTTGCTCTTGTACAATCGCTGTGTGAACAGAAGGGTAATACGGCATCATTGTTTGCTGTGGGGGATGATTGGCAGTCGATATACCAGTTCACGGGGTCTGATGTGGATCTGACCACAGAGTTTGGTCAGCGCTTTCCTGATTCTTCAATCCATTTACTCGACACGACATATCGATTTAGTGACAAGCTGCTTGAGGTCTCCTCAGACTTCATTCAGGCCAATCCAACGCAGCTCACCAAGGAGATCAAGAGCCATAAGTCGGTTAAACAAAAGGCGGTGGTAGTAGAGCACGGTAACCGCGTTGAAAAGATCCTAGATGACCTTAATAGCAAAGCAAAGGTGACGAAATCAGTGCTGTTGTTAGGTCGCAACCATTACCACAAACCTGAGCTTTTCGACGATTGGTGCAAGCGATTCTCAAATCTATCGCTCGACTACATGACTTGCCATGCCAGTAAAGGTAAAGAAGCTGACTTTGTCATTATTGTTAATGCCGATGAGGGACAGTTCCCAGCGAAGCGTAAGTTTGTTCACCTCAACGATGCGCTGACTTCTGGCACCGATACATACCCTCATGCCGAAGAGAGACGTTTGTTTTATGTCGCAATGACTCGAGCCAAAGTGAAGGTTTGGGTGACTTACCAATCCTCACCATCGCCGTTTGTTCGAGAACTCACGGAGCATGAACAGGTTATCGTAAAGAAGTAA